From a region of the Castanea sativa cultivar Marrone di Chiusa Pesio chromosome 10, ASM4071231v1 genome:
- the LOC142613740 gene encoding ubiquitin-conjugating enzyme E2-23 kDa-like, with amino-acid sequence MSSPSKRREMDLMKLMMSDYKVEMINDGMQEFYVDFHGPKESPYQGGVWRIRVELPDAYPYKSPSIGFINKIYHPNVDEMSGSVCLDVINQTWSPMFDLVNVFEVFLPQLLLYPNPSDPLNGEAAALMMRDRTAYEQRVKEFCEKYAKPEDVGAVPEEKSSDEELSEDDYASSDEAVAGQADL; translated from the exons atgtcttccCCAAGCAAACGCAGGGAGATGGATTTGATGAAACT GATGATGAGTGATTACAAGGTGGAGATGATCAATGATGGCATGCAAGAATTCTATGTGGATTTTCATGGACCTAAAGAAA GTCCTTATCAGGGTGGTGTGTGGAGGATAAGGGTGGAACTACCAGATGCTTATCCTTATAAATCTCCATCTATTGGCTTCATCAACAAAATCTACCACCCAAATGTTGATGAGAT GTCTGGCTCAGTTTGTTTAGATGTTATTAACCAGACCTGGAGCCCCATGTTTG ATCTGGTAAATGTCTTTGAAGTGTTTCTTCCGCAACTTCTTTTGTATCCCAATCCATCAGATCCATTAAATGGAGAAGCTGCTGCTCTAATGATGCGCGATCGCACAGCCTATGAGCAAAGAGTGAAAG AGTTTTGTGAGAAATATGCCAAGCCAGAAGATGTAGGGGCTGTCCCAGAGGAGAAATCTAGTGATGAGGAGCTGAGTGAAGATGATTATGCCTCCAGTGATGAGGCAGTTGCTGGCCAAGCTGATCTTTAG
- the LOC142612647 gene encoding uncharacterized protein LOC142612647: protein MAKKFVNMELGEDSSRFGSLPVTTSRNLSSSSSVFFSANQSPFFSPRSPTCHLSESKQSNSQCDGIRSSIDPPSCSSGNPEPESHAYVRNTLSDMSVIQDACNSGNFQKFEHISSLTGISNSTPSSYNQDHANGYSRHREKQRMHERSYQSSYTPGSISLSSNRMRSCDVFIGLHGHKPTLLRFANWLRAELEVQGMSCFVSDRARCRNSRKHGIVERAMDVSSFGVVILTRKSFRNPYTIEELRFFSGKKILVPIFFDLSPGDCLVRDIIEKRGELWEKHGGELWVLYGGLEKEWKEAVHSLTRVDEWKLEAQDGNWRDCILRTVTLLATRLGRRSVVERLTKWREKVEKEEFPLPRNENFVGRKKELSELEFILFGDVTGDSERDYFELKARPRRKNLTIGWNKSNSLEERRRERQFESGSRKGKEPVVWKESEKEIEMQGTGFPQRQHQQRSKGGGRYARRKRSMKILYGKGIACISGDSGIGKTELLLEFAYRYQQRYKMVLWIGGESRYIRQNYLNLWSFLEVDVGIENCLDKNRIKSFEEQEEAAIFRVRKELMRSIPFLVVIDNLESEKDWWDHKLVMDLLPRFGGESHILISTRLPRVMNLEPLKLSYLSGIEAMSLMQGSVTDFSIAELDALRAIEEKVGRLTLGLAVTGAILSELPITPSRLLDTTNRMPLKDLSWSGREAQLLRRNTFLLQLFEVCFSIFDHADGPRSLTTRMVQASGWFAPAAIPVSLLALAAHKIPEKHQRTRLWRKLLQSLTCGCTSSYNKRSEAEASSMLLRFNIARNSTKPGYVHINELVKLYARKRGVNGAAQAMVQAVISRGSISQHSEHIWAAFFLLFGFGHDSVVVELKVSDLLYLVKEVVLPLAIQTFITFSRCSAALELLRLCTNALEAADQAFVIPVEKWLDKSLCWRPIQTNAQLNPYLWQELALCRATVLETRAKLMLRGGQFDIGDDLIRKAVFIRTSICGEDHPDTISARETLSKLTRLLANVQIHTSP, encoded by the coding sequence AtggcaaaaaagtttgtaaataTGGAACTCGGAGAAGATAGCTCCAGGTTTGGGTCTTTACCAGTCACGACTTCAAGGAATCTGTCATCATCATCTTCGGTATTCTTTTCAGCGAATCAGTCACCCTTCTTCTCTCCTAGATCACCAACATGTCATTTATCAGAATCCAAACAGTCCAACAGTCAATGTGATGGCATTCGTTCAAGTATTGATCCTCCTAGTTGCAGTTCAGGAAATCCAGAACCTGAATCTCATGCATATGTCAGAAATACCTTGTCAGACATGTCAGTGATCCAAGATGCCTGTAATTCGGGTAATTTCCAAAAGTTTGAACATATATCTTCCTTAACTGGCATCTCCAACAGCACTCCATCTAGTTACAACCAGGACCATGCTAATGGTTATTCAAGGCACAGAGAGAAGCAGAGAATGCATGAGAGAAGCTACCAATCCTCATATACTCCCGGTTCCATTTCGCTTTCCTCTAACAGAATGAGGAGCTGTGATGTCTTCATAGGTTTGCATGGACATAAACCTACTCTGCTGAGGTTTGCTAATTGGCTACGTGCAGAGCTGGAGGTCCAAGGGATGAGTTGCTTTGTATCTGACAGAGCTCGATGTAGGAACTCTCGCAAACATGGAATTGTTGAGAGGGCCATGGATGTCTCTTCTTTTGGGGTGGTAATTCTGACAAGAAAATCTTTCAGGAATCCATATACCATTGAGGAGCTGCGGTTTTTCTCGGGCAAAAAAATTTTGGTCCCAATATTCTTTGACTTGAGTCCGGGCGATTGCCTTGTCCGGGATATAATTGAGAAGAGAGGAGAGCTGTGGGAAAAACATGGGGGAGAGTTATGGGTTTTGTATGGAGGTTTGGAGAAAGAGTGGAAAGAAGCTGTTCATAGCCTTACTCGGGTTGATGAATGGAAACTAGAAGCTCAGGATGGTAACTGGCGAGATTGCATTTTGAGGACAGTCACACTACTAGCGACAAGATTAGGAAGGAGAAGTGTTGTAGAGCGATTGACTAAGTGGAGAGAAAAGGTAGAAAAAGAGGAATTTCCTTTACCTCGAAATGAGAATTTTGTTGGTCGGAAAAAAGAACTTTCTGAGCTGGAATTTATACTTTTTGGTGATGTTACGGGAGATTCAGAAAGAGATTATTTTGAGCTTAAAGCTAGACCCAGGCGAAAGAATTTGACAATTGGGTGGAATAAGAGCAATTCATTGGAAGAAAGACGGAGGGAACGACAATTTGAGAGTGGCAGCAGAAAGGGAAAAGAACCAGTTGTGTGGAAGGAGTCAGAAAAAGAGATTGAGATGCAAGGTACTGGTTTTCCTCAAAGGCAACACCAACAGAGGTCAAAAGGTGGTGGAAGGTATGCAAGGAGAAAAAGATCAATGAAGATTTTGTATGGGAAGGGAATTGCTTGCATATCAGGGGACTCAGGAATTGGCAAGACAGAACTTCTTCTGGAATTTGCTTACAGATATCAACAGAGGTACAAAATGGTTTTATGGATAGGTGGAGAAAGCAGGTATATTAGACAGAATTATCTGAACCTCTGGTCATTTTTAGAAGTTGATGTGGGGATTGAAAATTGCTTAGATAAAAACAGAATAAAAAGCTTTGAAGAGCAGGAAGAGGCAGCCATTTTTAGAGTCCGCAAAGAGCTTATGCGAAGCATACCATTTTTGGTGGTGATTGATAACTTAGAGAGTGAAAAGGATTGGTGGGATCACAAACTTGTGATGGATCTTCTTCCCCGTTTTGGCGGAGAGTCCCACATATTAATATCCACGCGTCTTCCTCGCGTGATGAACTTGGAACCTTTGAAACTCTCATACTTATCTGGCATTGAGGCCATGAGTTTAATGCAGGGAAGTGTCACAGACTTCTCAATTGCAGAACTTGATGCCCTTAGGGCTATAGAGGAGAAAGTTGGAAGGTTAACTTTGGGGCTTGCAGTTACAGGTGCAATACTGTCTGAGCTACCTATAACTCCAAGTAGGCTGTTGGATACCACTAATAGAATGCCCTTGAAGGACTTGTCATGGAGTGGTAGGGAAGCTCAATTGTTGAGAAGAAACACCTTCCTTCTTCAACTATTTGAGGTATGCTTCTCAATATTTGATCATGCTGATGGGCCAAGGAGCTTGACAACCAGAATGGTACAGGCAAGTGGTTGGTTTGCACCGGCTGCAATTCCAGTTTCCCTATTAGCCCTAGCTGCTCACAAGATACCGGAAAAGCATCAAAGAACCCGTTTATGGAGAAAATTATTGCAGTCCTTAACTTGTGGTTGTACTTCATCATACAACAAGAGATCAGAAGCAGAGGCATCTTCCATGTTGTTAAGGTTTAATATTGCAAGAAACAGTACAAAGCCAGGCTATGTCCATATTAACGAGCTCGTCAAGCTTTATGCCCGCAAAAGAGGAGTGAATGGAGCTGCACAAGCCATGGTTCAAGCTGTAATCAGTCGTGGGTCAATATCTCAGCACTCTGAACATATCTGGGCTGCGTTTTTCTTGCTATTTGGATTTGGTCATGACTCAGTAGTTGTTGAGCTCAAAGTTTCAGATTTGCTATACCTTGTCAAAGAAGTGGTTTTGCCTCTTGCCATCCAGACATTCATTACCTTCTCTCGGTGCAGTGCTGCTCTAGAACTTCTGCGGTTATGTACCAATGCTTTGGAAGCTGCGGACCAAGCATTTGTTATCCCAGTTGAGAAGTGGTTGGACAAATCCCTTTGTTGGAGGCCCATCCAGACTAATGCCCAGTTGAATCCTTACCTTTGGCAGGAACTGGCTCTATGCAGAGCCACTGTGCTAGAAACTAGGGCTAAACTAATGCTAAGAGGGGGACAATTTGACATAGGAGATGATCTAATTAGGAAGGCAGTTtttattagaacttcaatttgtggTGAAGATCATCCAGATACAATCTCTGCTCGTGAAACTCTGAGCAAACTCACCAGGCTTCTTGCAAATGTTCAGATTCATACTTCACCATAG
- the LOC142613832 gene encoding puromycin-sensitive aminopeptidase has translation MARLVLPCKGAGLARTGLLGLVSSAPLQVTSRVSFLENSAKIIYRYRRFLTSEALCRRNCRFSYPSLSRAKQANRLICSVATESLKNPVEESKMDTPKEIFLKDYKMPDYYFDTVDLRFSLGEEKTIVSSKITVFPRIEGSSPPLVLDGHDVKLVSICVNGKELKEGEYLLDLRHLTLLSPPSGSFTLEIVNEIHPEKNTSLEGLYKSSGNFCTQCEAEGFRNITFYQDRPDIMAKYTCRIEADKSLYPVLLSNGNLIEQGDLEGGRHYALWEDPFKKPCYLFALVAGQLESRDDTFITRSGRKVSLRIWTPAQDVPKTAHAMYSLKAAMKWDEDVFGLEYDLDLFNIVAVPDFNMGAMENKSLNIFNSKLVLASPETATDADYAAILGVIGHEYFHNWTGNRVTCRDWFQLSLKEGLTVFRDQEFSSDLGSRTVKRIADVSKLRNYQFPQDAGPMAHPVRPHSYIKMDNFYTVTVYEKGAEVVRMYKTLLGSQGFRKGMDLYFKRHDGQAVTCEDFFAAMRDANDADFANFLQWYSQAGTPLVKVTSSYDPKARTFSLKFCQEIPPTPGQPVKEPMFIPVALGLLDKTGKDIPLSSVYHDGTLQSVSSNDQPVYTTVLRVTKKEEEFVFSDISERPVPSLLRGYSSPIRLESDLTDSDLFFLLAHDSDEFNRWEAGQLLARKLMLSLVADFQQNKPLVLNPNFVHGLRNILSDSSLDQEFVAKTMTLPGEGEIMDMMVVADPDAVHSVRTFIRKQLAQELKAELLSTVEKYRSSKEYVFDHPNMARRALKNIALAYLASLEAPEYTELALQEYRTATNMTDQFAALAAIAQNPGKTRDDVLADFYSKWQHDFLVVNKWFALQAMSDVPGNVENVKTLLNHPAFDLRNPNKVYSLIGGFCGSPVNFHAKDGSGYKFLGEIVLKLDKLNPQVASRMVSAFSRWRRYDETRQNHAKAQLERIMSTNGLSENVFEIASKSLAA, from the exons ATGGCTCGGTTGGTTCTGCCATGCAAAGGTGCGGGTTTAGCAAGGACGGGTCTATTGGGTTTGGTCTCCTCTGCTCCT CTTCAGGTTACAAGCCGTGTTAGTTTTTTGGAGAACTCagcaaaaattatttatagatATAGACGCTTTCTTACTTCGGAG GCTTTGTGCCGAAGGAATTGTCGCTTTTCATATCCTTCATTATCT AGGGCTAAACAAGCCAACAGGCTGATTTGTTCGGTTGCCACAGAATCCTTAAAAAACCCCGTTGAAGAATCCAAGATGGATACGCCTAAAGAAATCTTTTTGAAGGATTACAAGATGCCTGATTACTATTTTGATACG GTGGATTTGAGATTTTCATTGGGTGAAGAGAAAACAATTGTTTCTTCAAAAATAACTGTGTTCCCCAGAATTGAAG GTTCTTCTCCTCCTCTGGTTTTGGATGGACACGACGTAAAGTTGGTCTCAATTTGTGTTAATGGCAAGGAACTCAAG GAGGGAGAATACCTGTTGGACTTGCGCCATTTGACACTCCTATCACCACCTAGTGGTTCATTTACTTTGGAAATCGTTAATGAGATACATCCTGAGAAGAACACATCTTTAGAG GGACTGTATAAGTCATCTGGGAATTTCTGTACACAATGTGAAGCTGAGGGTTTTCGGAACATTACATTTTATCAG GACCGCCCTGATATAATGGCAAAATACACATGTCGCATTGAAGCTGATAAGTCATTGTATCCGGTATTGTTGTCTAATGGAAATCTCATTGAACAAGGTGACCTTGAG GGTGGTAGACATTATGCCCTGTGGGAGGATCCCTTTAAGAAACCTTGCTACTTGTTTGCCTTAGTTGCTGGACAGTTGGAGAGCAGAGATGACACATTTATCACCCGTTCTGGTAGGAAGGTCTCACTAAGGATCTGGACCCCAGCACAAGACGTGCCCAAGACTGCTCATGCCATGTATTCGCTTAAGGCGGCTATGAAATGGGATGAGGAT GTGTTTGGTCTTGAATATGACCTGGATCTCTTTAATATTGTGGCTGTTCCAGATTTTAACAt GGGAGCCATGGAAAACAAGAGTTTGAAT ATTTTCAATTCCAAGCTTGTCCTGGCATCTCCAGAAACAGCTACGGATGCAGATTATGCTGCAATTTTAGGAGTTATTGGCCATGAG TACTTCCACAACTGGACTGGCAACAG AGTGACATGTCGTGACTGGTTCCAGCTCAGCCTAAAGGAAGGTCTTACCGTTTTCCGTGATCAG GAGTTTTCATCTGATTTGGGAAGTCGTACTGTAAAGCGGATTGCTGATGTTTCCAAGCTTCGAAATTATCAGTTTCCACAG GATGCTGGTCCCATGGCTCATCCTGTACGGCCACATTCTTACATTAAG ATGGACAACTTCTACACAG TAACG GTGTATGAAAag GGAGCTGAAGTTGTCAGGATGTACAAAACCTTGCTGGGGAGTCAAGGGTTCCGAAAA GGCATGGATCTTTATTTCAAGAGACATGATGGGCAAGCTGTAACCTGTGAAGATTTTTTTGCTGCCATGCGAGATGCAAATGATGCTGATTTTGCTAATTTCTTACAATG GTACTCCCAAGCTGGGACCCCTCTTGTCAAAGTGACATCATCATATGATCCCAAAGCTCGTACATTTTCTCTAAAATTCTG TCAAGAGATACCACCAACCCCAGGGCAACCTGTAAAAGAACCCATGTTCATTCCTGTTGCACTAGGTTTGCTCGACAAAACTGGCAAGGACATCCCTCTTTCCTCTGTGTATCACGATGGAACATTGCAGTCTGTCTCAAGCAATGATCAGCCAGTATATACTACAGTTCTTCGAGTGACCAAG aaagaagaagagtttgTGTTTTCTGATATATCTGAGCGGCCAGTTCCATCTCTATTGCGGGGCTATAGTTCTCCTATTCGTCTTGAATCTGATCTGACTGACAGCGACCTGTTCTTCCTTCTTGCTCATGATTCTGATGAGTTCAACCG TTGGGAGGCTGGACAGCTGCTGGCACGCAAGCTGATGCTCAGCTTGGTGGCTGATTTCCAACAAAACAAGCCATTGGTTCTGAATCCAAATTTTGTGCATGGGCTCAGAAACATACTCAGTGACTCAAGCTTGGATCAA GAATTTGTTGCAAAGACAATGACTCTACCTGGAGAAGGGGAAATAATGGACATGATGGTAGTTGCAGATCCTGATGCTGTTCATTCTGTTCGCACTTTCATCAGGAAGCAGCTTGCCCAGGAACTGAAAGCAGAGTTACTCAGCACA GTTGAAAAATATAGGAGCTCAAAAGAGTATGTGTTTGACCACCCTAATATGGCAAGGCGTGCTTTGAAGAATATTGCACTAG CGTATCTTGCATCACTTGAAGCTCCAGAGTATACCGAGCTTGCGTTGCAGGAGTATAGAACTGCCACAAATATGACTGATCAATTTGCAGCTTTGGCGGCCATAGCCCAAAACCCTGGTAAAACTCGTGATGATGTTCTGGCTGACTTCTATAGCAAGTGGCAGCATGACTTTTTG GTTGTGAATAAATGGTTTGCCCTTCAAGCCATGTCTGACGTTCCTGGTAACGTTGAGAATGTTAAGACCCTCTTAAACCACCCTGCATTTGACCTGCGTAATCCAAACAAGGTGTACTCCCTCATTGGAGGTTTCTGTGGGTCTCCTGTGAATTTCCATGCAAAAGACGGGTCAGGCTACAAGTTCTTGGGAGAAATTGTACTGAAACTAGACAAACTCAACCCTCAG